One genomic segment of Impatiens glandulifera chromosome 6, dImpGla2.1, whole genome shotgun sequence includes these proteins:
- the LOC124943026 gene encoding uncharacterized protein PF3D7_1120000-like — MTLQIRLFASVIAETTVPDFPGRISWKSALCLKKIVTKFEEMDLVEKVYNTQFRYIVFAPVLQFSGTIEDYDDEEEGSEPEDEHEEPTSKPNTRKRKAALNLKEAVNLKRKLAYESSPANIPSPPSATTPGLPPTSSVGCKCEELKEEVKALKEELIKEVKEELKEMKTAYEETQTNHKAYMKKLVVSMCEQLLAKSNQRMATLIVKLDSMEEERKKKKKKSKLEKKAKTEDRKAEDSVMKVDETENSNEKVDGGEIEKVEKVEKVEIQTDVKVDGGETENDVKVDGGETENDVKVDGGEIEKVEKVEKVEIQTDVKVDGGEMLLYDMMQEIIDKKKDKVKVEKNWLKDEATNDETKTVFTCEARKKLFVRVLTKSTWLKDSEIDAVCHLLRKRIEQYPKTYKHCKVSIGDCLLADMMRREYPNYKKDPDKFPISDVFSQYFWGAPHRHMPEWPVVDDIYVPLNIGNKHWVLCVVRVQDNHIDVYDCDSSIYRNLDPYMRPLCEMFPRIYAMGASDAELKRYPNFNFQKLTYKRLPHPAKNAVAKYGEVPRADESGDCGVFMLMHMEYLTAGLGVENVTSNEMEFFRQKMAVRLFHQITEP; from the exons ATGACCCTACAAATAAGGCTATTTGCATCCGTG attGCAGAAACCACCGTTCCTGATTTCCCTGGACGGATTTCTTGGAAAAGCGCCCTCTGCCTTAAGAAGATTGTAACGAAGtttgaggaaatggatcttgtgGAGAAGGTGTACAATACCCAATTCCGATATATAGTCTTTGCGCCAGtgttgcagttctcaggaactatt gaggattatgatgatgaagaggaggGAAGTGAACCTGAGGATGAACATGAAGAACCTACTTCCAAACCAAACACCCGGAAGAGAAAGGCTGCGCTTAATCTCAAAGAAGCAGTAAacctgaagaggaagcttgcttatgaatctaGTCCTGCCAACATTCCTAGCCCCCCATCCGCTACTACTCCTGGATTACCTCCAACATcttctgttggatgtaaatgtgaagAGCTGAAAGAGGAGGTAAAAGCGCTGAAGGAGGAGCTCATCAAAGAGGTGAAGGAGGAGCTCAAAGAGATGAAAACAGCTTACGAAGAAACTCAAACAAATCACAAGGCTTATATGAAAAAGTTGGTTGTTAGTATGTGCGAACAGTTATTAGCCAAATCCAACCAAAGGATGGCCACTTTAATTGTGAAATTAGATAGTATGGAggaggagaggaagaagaagaagaagaagagcaaattGGAAAAGAAGGCCAAGACTGAG GATAGGAAGGCGGAGGATAGTGTGATGAAGGTGGACGAGACTGAGAATAGTAATgagaaggtggatggtggggagattgagaAGGTTGAGAAGGTGGAGAAAGTTGAGATTCAGACTGATGTaaaggtggatggtggtgagaCTGAGaatgatgtgaaggtggatggtggtgagaCTGAGAATGATgtaaaggtggatggtggggagattgagaAGGTTGAGAAGGTGGAGAAGGTTGAGATTCAGACTGATgtaaaggtggatggtggggagatgttGCTCTACGATATGATGCAAGAAATAATTGACAAAAAGAAGGATaaggtcaaggttgagaag AATTGGTTGAAAGATGAAGCTACCAATGATGAGACAAAGACTGTGTTTACTTGCGAAGCACGAAAGAAGttgtttgttagagttctaacaaaGTCCACATGGCTTAAAGATTCT GAAATCGACGCAGTCTGCCACTTGTTGCGCAAAAGGATTGAGCaatatcccaagacatataaacatTGCAAAGTATCAATAGGGGATTGCTTATTAGCAGATATGATGAGGCGAGAGTACCCGAACTATAAAAAAGATCCTGACAAATTTCCAATATCAGACGTATTTTCTCAGTACTTCTGGGGAGCGCCTCATAGACATATGCCAGAATGGCCAGTAGTAGACGATATTTACGTGCCTTTGAACATTGGCAACAAGCATTGGGTACTGTGCGTCGTTCGTGTACAAGATAATCACATTGACGTTTATGACTGCGACTCGAGTATTTATAGGAATCTCGATCCATACATGAGACCTTTGTGTGAGATGTTCCCACGAATATATGCAATGGGAGCCAGTGATGCTGAGCTAAAACGGTatcctaatttcaatttccagaAACTGACATATAAAAGGTTGCCACACCCAGCCAAAAATGCAGTCGCCAAATATGGGGAAGTACCTAGAGCAGATGAAAGTGGGGATTGTGGTGTATTTATGCTTATGCACATGGAATACTTGACTGCTGGTTTAGGTGTGGAGAATGTGACTTCCAATGAAATGGAGTTTTTTCGACAAAAGATGGCGGtccggttatttcatcaaattacagAGCCTTAG
- the LOC124942590 gene encoding mitochondrial import inner membrane translocase subunit TIM22-1-like, with translation MSSDQDKEFNNIPSSSSDGDQIPAQIQPLRLPTPEEVQGQDVWNNCAVRSVFSGVMGGGLGLFMGLFLGSLDTPLVQEELTTRQQIVNQAKNMGRRSLSSCKAFAVMGFVFSAAECVVEKARAKHDITNTVAAGCVTGGAMSARGNFSHMQIA, from the exons ATGAGTTCCGATCAAgacaaagaatttaacaatattCCTTCTTCGAGCTCCGATGGAGACCAGATTCCTGCCCAGATTCAGCCTCTCCGACTTCCCACGCCGGAAGAGGTGCAAGGACAGGACGTTTGGAACAATTGCGCCGTTCGTAGCGTCTTTAGCGGAGTCATGG GAGGAGGATTGGGGTTGTTCATGGGTTTATTTTTGGGATCATTGGACACTCCTTTGGTGCAAGAAGAATTGACTACCAGACAACAGATAGTTAACCAGGCAAAAAATATGGGAAGAAGGAGTTTGAGTTCTTGTAAGGCTTTTGCTGTAATGGGTTTTGTGTTCTCTGCTGCTGAATGTGTtgttgaaaag GCCCGGGCTAAACATGACATTACAAACACAGTGGCTGCTGGTTGTGTAACTGGAGGTGCAATGTCAGCTAGAGGTAATTTTTCTCATATGCAGATTGCGTAG
- the LOC124943027 gene encoding F-box protein CPR1-like, with translation MVAIFDGHHHEYEHEHCGNCLKMMQLPNEILEEIFCRLSVRDLIRFRCVSKSWFALISSPYFVKLHMERSDQTKSNHSLYLPNDIHCREVFDFLKPVKVDYVPLKFRNYGLQPSGSCNGLLCMSKMNDIDNVFLWNPSTKKYIKLPYEPVDLPYRIDLFIWTCDYRIVYDSTNEDYKVVRFGVLQLGRRAIDVIDYEVKVYSLRLNLWHRLEKFDHYPNWKSIGDSIAGGALHWISKWKKVIVAFDIVTERYRILPHPEYHGSYDDLYLNNLGGCLSLSCHYKSSNVDVFLLKEYGGKNEHWSKLITLSQTISFEIYYPVKPIAYSYSDKQVVIALGDSRLILYNLEQKSVEETMIHGVVGRSLLELHICIESLVSVDVPICNHPRDA, from the coding sequence TCTAAAGATGATGCAATTACCAAATGAGATTCTAGAGGAGATTTTTTGTCGGTTGTCAGTTAGGGATCTGATCCGTTTCAGATGTGTATCTAAATCATGGTTTGCCCTAATCAGTAGTCCGTATTTTGTCAAATTGCATATGGAACGATCGGATCAAACCAAGAGCAACCATAGTCTCTACCTTCCGAATGACATTCACTGTCGGGAGGTTTTTGATTTCCTAAAACCGGTGAAGGTTGATTATGTTCCATTGAAGTTTCGGAACTATGGACTTCAGCCTAGTGGTTCCTGTAATGGCTTGCTTTGCATGTCAAAGATGAATGACATTGACAATGTTTTTTTATGGAATCCATCAAcaaaaaagtatataaaactGCCTTATGAACCTGTTGATCTACCCTATAGAATTGACTTATTTATTTGGACGTGTGATTATCGAATTGTTTATGATAGCACTAATGAAGATTACAAGGTGGTGAGATTTGGGGTGCTCCAACTTGGACGACGCGCCATCGACGTCATCGACTATGAGGTTAAGGTTTATAGTTTGAGATTAAATTTGTGGCATAGACTAGAGAAGTTTGATCACTATCCGAATTGGAAGAGCATTGGAGATTCCATAGCTGGTGGAGCTCTACACTGGATCTCGAAATGGAAAAAAGTGATTGTTGCCTTTGATATTGTGACAGAGAGATACAGAATACTTCCACACCCAGAGTATCACGGTTCTTATGAtgatttatatttgaataatttaggAGGATGTCTCTCCTTAAGTTGTCATTACAAATCATCGAATGTGGATGTGTTTTTGCTGAAAGAATATGGCGGGAAGAATGAACATTGGTCGAAATTAATTACATTGTCACAAACAATTTCTTTTGAGATTTATTACCCCGTGAAACCTATTGCTTATTCATATAGTGATAAACAAGTAGTGATTGCTTTGGGTGATTCGAGgcttattttgtataatttagaGCAGAAGTCGGTTGAGGAAACTATGATTCATGGTGTGGTAGGAAGATCATTACTGGAGCTACACATTTGCATTGAAAGTCTCGTCTCTGTCGATGTTCCTATATGTAACCATCCTCGAGATGCTTaa